A window from Trinickia violacea encodes these proteins:
- a CDS encoding DUF4148 domain-containing protein, with amino-acid sequence MKSLIQAVVVAAALAAPVAVFAQANQPVTRAQVRAELIQLEKAGYQPAHGQDPYYPADIQAAEAKVAAQNAATGIGGVAGGSSDAGRPAISQADWNAFYNHP; translated from the coding sequence ATGAAGTCCCTGATTCAAGCCGTTGTTGTTGCCGCTGCCCTCGCTGCTCCTGTCGCCGTGTTCGCCCAGGCGAACCAGCCCGTTACCCGTGCGCAGGTGCGTGCTGAGTTGATCCAGCTCGAAAAGGCCGGCTATCAGCCGGCCCATGGCCAAGACCCCTATTACCCGGCCGACATTCAGGCAGCTGAAGCAAAGGTCGCTGCACAGAATGCCGCAACAGGCATCGGCGGCGTCGCGGGCGGTTCGTCGGACGCGGGTCGCCCGGCCATCTCGCAGGCTGACTGGAACGCGTTCTACAACCATCCCTGA
- a CDS encoding MFS transporter — MSRSLVLLMALSCALAVSAIYYQQPLLPQIASTWGVTSTGGNVIAVLTQIGYATGLLLFIPLADGIQPRKLAKFAISGNAVALLACAMAPTFLMMAASSFFVGATAVTAQFIIPAVASHAVPESRGRVVGVLLGGLSSGVLLARTMSGFVGAHFGWRAMFVAASGVDLALIVILGKLPSLPGLKTIHYRTLMRSLVVLVREERLLRISAATGFLMFAAFSALWTTLAALLARPPYGFGAATVGTFGLVGVIGLVMSPYIGSLVDRIGHHFAVAAGAIINLLAFAVLAIGATRLGWLVVGLVLLDLGNRAGFVGNQTRLYALRPEARGRLNTVYMVSYFLGGAIGSALGGYGATRYGWVGLAVVGAGLSLAALALNALAYTSTNATLADKPA; from the coding sequence ATGTCTCGCTCTCTAGTGCTGCTGATGGCGCTGAGTTGTGCGCTTGCGGTCTCCGCTATTTACTATCAGCAACCGCTGTTGCCGCAGATTGCATCGACGTGGGGCGTAACGTCGACGGGCGGAAATGTCATCGCCGTGCTTACCCAGATCGGGTACGCCACCGGCCTGCTCCTGTTCATACCGCTTGCTGACGGCATTCAGCCTCGCAAATTGGCAAAGTTCGCTATCTCGGGAAATGCCGTCGCACTGCTTGCCTGCGCCATGGCACCGACGTTTCTCATGATGGCTGCGTCCAGTTTTTTCGTTGGCGCAACAGCGGTGACGGCACAATTCATCATCCCCGCCGTTGCGAGTCACGCGGTTCCAGAAAGCCGGGGGCGCGTCGTGGGCGTGCTACTTGGCGGCCTTTCCTCAGGCGTGCTTCTCGCCCGAACGATGAGCGGCTTCGTCGGCGCTCATTTCGGTTGGCGAGCCATGTTCGTGGCTGCGTCCGGCGTTGATCTGGCGCTGATCGTCATCTTAGGCAAACTACCGTCGTTGCCCGGACTCAAGACGATCCATTACCGGACACTCATGCGGTCTCTCGTCGTGCTGGTCCGGGAGGAGCGTCTATTGCGCATCTCGGCCGCTACGGGCTTTCTGATGTTCGCAGCCTTCAGCGCCCTATGGACTACGCTCGCTGCACTGCTTGCGCGGCCACCCTATGGATTCGGGGCCGCGACCGTCGGCACGTTTGGCCTCGTCGGGGTCATCGGCCTGGTCATGTCGCCATACATCGGCTCGCTCGTCGATCGCATCGGCCATCATTTCGCCGTTGCGGCCGGCGCAATCATCAACCTGCTGGCCTTCGCGGTTCTCGCCATTGGCGCGACGCGACTGGGTTGGCTGGTAGTCGGCCTCGTCCTGCTCGATCTGGGGAATCGGGCGGGTTTCGTCGGCAACCAAACCCGCCTATACGCGCTACGCCCCGAGGCCCGGGGTCGATTGAACACGGTCTACATGGTGTCCTATTTCCTGGGTGGCGCAATCGGCTCCGCCCTCGGGGGCTACGGCGCGACCCGCTACGGCTGGGTGGGACTTGCCGTAGTCGGTGCTGGACTTTCACTCGCCGCCCTTGCTTTGAACGCACTGGCCTATACAAGCACGAACGCGACTCTCGCCGACAAACCGGCTTGA
- a CDS encoding isochorismatase family cysteine hydrolase — translation MSNVTYDAKSTALLFVDPYNDFLSEGGKVWPFIKDIAEEVGLLDNLRTINKAVRDAGIQVVVVPHRRWQPGDYECWCHPSPSQRKVMQGHHFARGEWGGEWHPEFAPQPGDIVAHEHWGSSGFANTDLDFQLKQHGISHVVVVGLLANTCIEATARYAQELGYHVTLVRDATAALQREMMHAAHELNGPTYAHSIVTTRELVEAIPGA, via the coding sequence ATGAGCAACGTAACCTACGACGCAAAGTCCACCGCACTTCTGTTCGTGGATCCCTACAACGACTTCCTGTCTGAAGGCGGAAAGGTTTGGCCGTTTATCAAGGACATTGCCGAAGAAGTCGGTCTGCTCGACAACCTGCGCACGATCAACAAGGCAGTGCGAGATGCCGGCATTCAGGTCGTCGTCGTGCCGCATCGCCGTTGGCAGCCGGGCGATTACGAATGCTGGTGCCATCCGAGCCCGAGCCAGCGCAAGGTCATGCAAGGTCATCACTTTGCCCGGGGCGAATGGGGCGGTGAGTGGCACCCCGAGTTTGCGCCGCAACCGGGCGACATCGTCGCACACGAACACTGGGGCTCGAGCGGCTTTGCCAATACGGATCTCGACTTCCAGCTGAAACAACATGGCATTTCGCACGTCGTGGTCGTGGGGCTGCTCGCGAACACCTGCATCGAGGCAACCGCGCGATATGCACAGGAACTCGGTTATCACGTGACGCTCGTCAGGGACGCCACAGCGGCGCTCCAGCGCGAAATGATGCATGCGGCCCATGAACTGAACGGCCCGACCTACGCCCACAGCATCGTTACGACTCGCGAGTTGGTTGAGGCAATACCTGGCGCGTGA
- a CDS encoding transcriptional regulator has product MRLIEPDEHKDFLATLQRNGLAEGDFDLRETDTTDPKSDENCGMQGYVCITRLSTHVTKEYPLCDESDWLQHFTRDLDAGVFG; this is encoded by the coding sequence ATGCGCCTGATCGAACCAGATGAACACAAAGATTTTCTCGCGACGCTGCAGCGCAACGGTTTGGCAGAAGGAGATTTCGATCTTCGGGAAACCGACACGACAGACCCCAAGAGTGACGAGAACTGCGGTATGCAGGGCTATGTCTGCATAACGAGGCTATCGACGCACGTTACGAAGGAATACCCGTTATGCGACGAAAGCGATTGGCTACAGCATTTCACGAGAGATCTCGACGCGGGCGTCTTCGGCTGA
- a CDS encoding isochorismatase family cysteine hydrolase, producing MSNPVYHSERTGLLLVDPYNDFLSDGGKLFSLLTDVADDVHLLDNLRASVAAARSAGIQMFYVPHRRWQPGDYDNWDHPNPTQRLIQQRHTFAKGTWGGEWHPDFVPQDGDIIIHEHWGQSGFANTDLDFQLKQQGISHVIVVGLLANTCIESTARFAMELGYHVTLVRDATAAFSKEMMHAAHHLNGPTFAHEILTTSELVAALPVASQGSPA from the coding sequence ATGTCAAATCCTGTGTATCACTCGGAGCGAACCGGCCTGCTGCTGGTGGATCCGTATAACGATTTCCTTTCCGATGGCGGCAAACTGTTTTCGCTGCTCACGGACGTTGCCGACGACGTTCACCTGCTCGACAACCTGCGCGCATCGGTGGCGGCCGCACGCTCGGCGGGCATCCAGATGTTCTATGTGCCGCATCGGCGCTGGCAGCCCGGCGACTACGACAACTGGGACCACCCGAATCCGACGCAGCGCCTGATACAGCAGCGCCATACCTTCGCCAAGGGCACATGGGGTGGAGAGTGGCATCCGGATTTCGTGCCGCAGGATGGCGACATCATCATCCACGAACACTGGGGGCAGAGCGGGTTCGCCAATACCGACCTCGACTTCCAGCTCAAGCAGCAAGGCATTTCGCACGTGATCGTGGTGGGTCTGCTGGCAAACACCTGCATCGAATCCACGGCGCGCTTCGCCATGGAGCTCGGCTATCACGTGACGCTCGTACGCGATGCGACGGCAGCCTTCAGCAAGGAAATGATGCACGCCGCGCATCACCTGAACGGGCCGACGTTCGCGCACGAAATCCTGACGACGTCCGAACTGGTTGCCGCCTTGCCTGTGGCATCGCAAGGGAGCCCAGCATGA
- a CDS encoding epoxide hydrolase family protein: protein MFGLYSLLGRRRRLAASALVAAAIGIVLPAVAVHAETTLPASGGVEVAAQAPSTSNAGAATAQASVIGVAAAASTADDTSIRPFPKIHVSDEALADLRRRIAETKWPSQGTVTDASQGVQLATMRELASYWQSGYDWRKVEARLNALPQFVTTIDGVDIHFIHVRSKNKNALPVIITHGWPGSIVEQLKIIDPLTNPTAHGGSASDAFDVVIPSLPGYGFSGQPATAGWDPAHIARAWTVLMKRLGYKQFVAQGGDWGDAVSEQMALQAPPELLGIHTNMPATVPDDVAKALQSGGPPPAGLSADEKHAYDQLDFFYKHGLGYAQEMANRPQTLYGIEDSPVGLAAWMLDHDARSYALIARVFDGQAEGLTRDDILDNITLYWLTNTAVSSARLYWENKLDFFAPKHVTIPVAVSVFPDEIYAAPRSWTERAYPKLIHYNKLDKGGHFAAWEQPGLFAEELRAAFRPLRKS, encoded by the coding sequence ATGTTCGGACTTTATTCGCTGCTTGGCAGACGCCGTCGTCTTGCGGCTTCCGCGTTGGTCGCAGCAGCCATCGGCATTGTTCTTCCCGCGGTCGCCGTACACGCCGAAACGACACTTCCCGCGTCCGGTGGCGTAGAGGTCGCTGCCCAGGCGCCCAGCACCTCGAACGCCGGCGCGGCGACTGCGCAGGCTTCCGTGATCGGGGTCGCCGCAGCAGCGTCGACCGCAGACGACACGTCGATCCGTCCGTTCCCAAAAATTCACGTGTCCGACGAGGCTCTCGCGGACTTGCGTCGGCGGATCGCCGAGACAAAGTGGCCCAGTCAGGGAACGGTAACGGACGCGTCGCAAGGCGTGCAGCTCGCAACGATGCGCGAACTCGCGAGCTATTGGCAGTCGGGCTACGACTGGCGCAAGGTCGAAGCGAGGCTGAATGCCTTGCCGCAGTTCGTGACGACCATCGACGGGGTGGACATTCACTTCATCCACGTTCGTTCGAAGAACAAGAATGCGTTGCCGGTGATCATCACGCACGGATGGCCGGGCTCGATCGTCGAGCAGTTGAAGATCATCGATCCGCTGACGAACCCAACGGCCCATGGCGGAAGTGCATCGGACGCTTTTGACGTGGTGATTCCGTCGCTGCCAGGCTACGGGTTTTCAGGGCAGCCCGCCACAGCCGGTTGGGACCCCGCTCACATCGCACGCGCGTGGACCGTGCTGATGAAGCGCCTCGGATATAAACAATTTGTGGCGCAGGGCGGCGATTGGGGAGATGCGGTATCGGAGCAGATGGCACTGCAGGCGCCACCCGAATTGCTCGGCATTCACACCAATATGCCCGCCACTGTGCCGGACGATGTCGCAAAGGCACTTCAGTCGGGCGGCCCGCCGCCGGCCGGCCTCTCAGCTGACGAGAAGCATGCCTACGACCAGCTCGATTTCTTCTACAAGCATGGCCTTGGCTACGCTCAGGAGATGGCGAATCGCCCGCAGACGCTGTACGGGATCGAGGACTCGCCTGTCGGCCTCGCCGCGTGGATGCTCGACCACGACGCGCGCAGCTATGCGCTCATTGCGCGCGTCTTTGACGGGCAGGCCGAGGGCCTTACGCGAGACGACATCCTCGACAACATCACGCTCTACTGGCTGACGAACACGGCGGTCTCTTCGGCTCGTCTCTATTGGGAAAACAAGCTCGACTTCTTCGCCCCGAAGCACGTCACCATCCCGGTTGCCGTGAGCGTCTTTCCTGACGAGATCTATGCGGCGCCGCGGAGTTGGACGGAGCGGGCCTATCCCAAGCTCATTCATTACAACAAGCTCGACAAGGGCGGCCACTTTGCGGCGTGGGAGCAGCCCGGGCTCTTCGCCGAAGAGCTACGCGCAGCCTTCAGGCCGCTGCGCAAATCGTGA
- a CDS encoding epoxide hydrolase family protein → MFTVSPAPTRRSSFASAAAALGLVLTAAFGYAHAAPVADQPSTTQRATAEDDSIRPFPKIHVSDEALADLRRRIAATQWPEKETVADSSQGVPLATMQELARYWATDYDWRKAEAKLNALPQFVTTIDGVDIHFIHVRSKNPNALPLIINHGWPGSVLEQTKLIGLLTDPVAYGGKAEDSFDVVIPSMPGYGFSGKPTTTGWGPEHMARAWAELMRRLGYTHYVAQGGDWGAFVVDQMGLQAPQGLLGIHTNMPATVPADVDKALQIGAPAPAGLSAEEKRAYEQLALTFKEVDYARLMGSRPQTLYGIADSPVGLAAWLLDHNDADGQPAAAVVSALNRTTSATGELTRDEILDNITLYWLTNTGVSASRLYWEYKGGFFNAKGVKIPVAVSVFPGEQYQAPLSWTEKAYPNLIYYHRAEKGGHFAAWEQPTIFAQELRAAFRPLR, encoded by the coding sequence ATGTTTACAGTATCGCCAGCGCCAACCCGGCGCAGCTCATTTGCATCGGCGGCGGCTGCCCTCGGCCTTGTCCTGACCGCTGCCTTTGGTTACGCCCACGCCGCTCCGGTTGCGGATCAGCCTTCCACGACTCAGCGTGCAACGGCTGAAGACGACTCGATCCGTCCGTTCCCCAAGATCCATGTATCCGACGAGGCTCTCGCGGACTTGCGCCGCCGGATCGCGGCCACGCAATGGCCCGAAAAGGAGACCGTCGCAGATTCTTCGCAGGGCGTGCCGCTCGCGACCATGCAGGAACTCGCGCGCTATTGGGCGACGGACTACGACTGGCGCAAGGCTGAAGCGAAGCTGAATGCCCTTCCGCAGTTCGTGACGACCATCGACGGCGTGGACATTCACTTCATCCATGTCCGCTCGAAGAACCCCAATGCGCTTCCATTGATCATCAACCACGGCTGGCCCGGCTCCGTGCTCGAGCAGACCAAGCTCATCGGGTTGCTCACGGACCCCGTAGCGTATGGCGGGAAGGCCGAAGACTCGTTCGACGTCGTCATCCCGTCGATGCCGGGCTACGGATTCTCCGGTAAGCCGACGACCACCGGCTGGGGGCCCGAGCACATGGCCCGCGCCTGGGCGGAGCTGATGCGCCGTCTCGGATATACGCACTACGTCGCTCAAGGCGGCGACTGGGGTGCGTTTGTCGTCGATCAAATGGGTTTGCAGGCTCCTCAGGGACTGCTCGGCATCCACACCAACATGCCCGCGACGGTTCCAGCCGATGTCGACAAGGCGCTCCAGATCGGCGCCCCGGCGCCAGCCGGCCTGTCAGCGGAGGAGAAACGCGCCTACGAGCAGCTCGCCCTGACGTTCAAGGAAGTGGACTACGCCCGGTTGATGGGATCGCGTCCGCAGACGCTGTACGGCATTGCCGATTCACCTGTCGGCCTCGCCGCGTGGCTCCTCGACCACAACGATGCCGATGGCCAGCCGGCCGCGGCGGTCGTCTCGGCTCTGAACCGGACCACGAGCGCCACCGGCGAACTGACGCGTGACGAGATCCTCGACAACATCACGCTGTACTGGCTGACGAATACCGGGGTATCTGCGTCGCGTCTCTACTGGGAATACAAGGGCGGCTTTTTCAATGCCAAAGGCGTCAAGATCCCGGTGGCCGTGAGCGTGTTCCCCGGCGAGCAATATCAGGCGCCGCTGAGCTGGACGGAGAAGGCCTACCCCAACCTCATCTATTACCACCGGGCAGAGAAAGGCGGCCACTTCGCCGCTTGGGAGCAGCCGACGATCTTCGCTCAGGAACTTAGGGCGGCATTCAGGCCGCTGCGCTGA
- a CDS encoding aldehyde dehydrogenase (NADP(+)) — protein MNLTGNLLIGAQDMRATAGTMQALNPATNLYFAPDFAFGGIEEVDRAAQLADEAFDSYNDTSLPVRAAFLERIADGLDANAAALAQRAALETGLPAAQLEAEAAKAATQFRQFATVVRQGRFRQATIDPAQPERQPRPRMDHRMQKIGLGPIAIFGASNFPISYSVAGGDTASALAAGCPVILKAHNAHPGASEIMGRVIQQAVKDSGLHEGVFSLLRGDGNAIGEALVDHPLVKGVTFTGSEAGGMALFRRAQQRPDPIPVFTEMTSVNPTFVLPTALVSRGSEIGDGFAERMLVNVGQACLKPAILLAIDGLGYSELKEALIARINAMPSRTMLTPGINMAYRKNVARQLAAGAKKIAAGGHPHSEWDGQSYLFEVDGSRLLEEPALSEEVFGPAALLVRVRDDEQLIALARQFRGQLSATMHIERADHALAARLLPVLQRRTGRIVINAFAHPQEVSYASIHGGPFPASSDSRFTSVGMSAIERFLRPVCYQGFPDALLPEALRHDNPSGLWRLVDGEPSKA, from the coding sequence ATGAACCTCACCGGCAATCTCCTAATCGGCGCACAGGACATGCGCGCCACGGCGGGCACGATGCAGGCGCTCAATCCCGCAACCAATCTCTATTTCGCACCGGATTTCGCGTTTGGTGGCATCGAGGAAGTCGACCGCGCGGCGCAACTGGCCGACGAGGCGTTCGACAGCTACAACGACACGAGCTTGCCTGTACGTGCGGCGTTCCTGGAGCGCATTGCCGATGGGCTCGACGCCAATGCCGCGGCTCTGGCCCAACGTGCCGCGCTGGAGACCGGCTTGCCGGCCGCGCAGCTCGAAGCGGAAGCCGCCAAGGCGGCCACGCAGTTCCGGCAGTTCGCCACGGTCGTGCGTCAGGGACGCTTTCGACAGGCAACGATCGATCCCGCTCAGCCCGAGCGTCAACCTCGGCCACGCATGGACCACCGTATGCAGAAGATCGGCCTTGGTCCGATTGCAATCTTCGGGGCAAGCAACTTCCCGATCTCGTACTCAGTCGCAGGCGGCGACACGGCGTCCGCGCTGGCGGCCGGCTGTCCCGTCATCCTGAAGGCTCACAACGCGCATCCCGGCGCATCGGAAATCATGGGCCGCGTCATCCAGCAGGCCGTAAAAGACTCGGGCCTGCATGAAGGCGTCTTTTCTCTGTTGCGCGGCGACGGCAATGCGATCGGCGAAGCGCTGGTGGATCATCCGCTGGTCAAGGGCGTGACCTTCACAGGTTCCGAGGCGGGCGGCATGGCGCTATTCCGGCGCGCTCAGCAGCGGCCGGATCCGATCCCTGTCTTCACGGAAATGACCAGCGTCAATCCCACCTTCGTGCTGCCCACCGCGCTAGTCTCGCGTGGCAGCGAGATTGGCGACGGCTTCGCCGAACGCATGCTGGTGAACGTGGGCCAGGCTTGCCTCAAGCCCGCGATCCTGCTCGCCATCGACGGCCTGGGGTACAGCGAGCTGAAGGAAGCGCTGATTGCCCGCATCAACGCGATGCCATCTCGCACCATGCTGACGCCAGGCATCAACATGGCATACCGCAAGAATGTGGCCCGTCAGCTCGCCGCGGGGGCGAAAAAGATCGCGGCGGGTGGCCATCCCCACAGCGAGTGGGATGGCCAGTCATACCTCTTCGAGGTTGACGGCTCGCGCCTGCTTGAAGAGCCGGCATTGTCGGAAGAGGTCTTTGGCCCTGCGGCACTGCTGGTGCGCGTAAGGGACGACGAGCAACTGATAGCCCTCGCCAGGCAGTTCCGCGGCCAGCTCTCGGCGACGATGCATATCGAACGCGCTGATCATGCGCTGGCTGCGCGGCTCTTGCCGGTCCTGCAACGCCGCACTGGCCGCATCGTCATCAATGCATTCGCGCATCCGCAGGAAGTGTCCTACGCATCGATTCACGGCGGCCCGTTTCCGGCCTCCTCCGATAGCCGTTTCACGTCGGTTGGCATGAGCGCGATCGAACGCTTCCTCCGGCCCGTCTGCTACCAGGGCTTCCCCGACGCGTTGTTGCCGGAGGCGCTCCGGCACGACAACCCAAGCGGCCTCTGGCGGCTGGTGGACGGCGAACCGTCGAAGGCCTGA
- a CDS encoding gluconate 2-dehydrogenase subunit 3 family protein, protein MSDTPEDGNNRRRRFLQQVATVSGALPFNQALVAGAAVLASPALAQQPARTAAPTGPKLNNVLGYNSFSPDEAAFVETMVNVMCPADQYTPNGVDCGLAIYIDRQLAGAFGQGAKRYLRGPFGTGRPEQGPQLPLTPEQHFKAGIAEVNAAARARANKTFDQFSPAEADDFLHDLAGGKVKGKDLDLAYWFNSLVYPLFTQACFADPIYGGNFDKVFWRMIGYPGLPATHAIDMVQYRGKPYPGAKDPKSIADFS, encoded by the coding sequence ATGAGCGACACGCCCGAAGACGGTAATAACAGGAGACGTAGGTTCCTGCAGCAGGTGGCGACGGTTTCCGGCGCCCTGCCCTTCAACCAGGCCCTCGTGGCCGGCGCCGCAGTGCTGGCCTCTCCCGCACTGGCCCAGCAGCCGGCCCGGACCGCAGCGCCGACCGGACCCAAACTCAACAACGTTCTCGGCTACAACTCGTTTAGTCCCGACGAGGCGGCATTCGTCGAGACGATGGTTAACGTGATGTGTCCCGCCGACCAGTACACGCCCAACGGCGTCGACTGCGGGCTCGCGATCTACATCGACCGTCAGCTCGCAGGGGCCTTCGGCCAGGGCGCCAAACGCTACCTGCGCGGCCCGTTCGGCACGGGGCGTCCCGAGCAGGGTCCGCAGCTGCCGCTGACTCCCGAGCAGCATTTCAAGGCCGGCATCGCCGAGGTCAACGCGGCGGCCAGGGCTCGCGCGAACAAGACCTTCGATCAATTTAGCCCGGCCGAGGCCGACGACTTCCTGCATGACCTCGCCGGCGGCAAGGTCAAGGGCAAGGATCTCGACCTCGCCTACTGGTTCAACAGTCTCGTCTATCCCCTCTTCACGCAGGCGTGCTTCGCCGACCCAATTTACGGCGGCAACTTCGACAAGGTGTTCTGGCGCATGATCGGCTACCCCGGTCTGCCGGCCACGCACGCCATCGACATGGTGCAGTACCGCGGCAAGCCCTACCCGGGCGCCAAGGATCCGAAGTCGATCGCCGATTTCAGCTGA
- a CDS encoding VOC family protein has translation MKITATNDLKLEVVVIPVSDVDRAKRFYSNLGWKLDAEINKADAFRLLQYTPPGSPGSIHFGKGVTTATPGSAQLYLVVSDIEAARAELIDLGVDVSEVFHLTPGEPAQSGPHPQRNTYSSYARFSDPDGNSWLLQEVTTRLPGRVSGDTKFTSPNDLAAALRRAAAAHGEHEERNGGKHDDNWPEWYAQYLAREQSGEALPA, from the coding sequence ATGAAAATCACTGCCACGAACGACCTGAAGCTCGAAGTGGTCGTCATCCCCGTATCGGACGTCGATCGCGCCAAGCGGTTCTACAGCAACCTGGGCTGGAAGCTTGACGCCGAGATCAACAAGGCAGATGCCTTCCGGCTCCTGCAGTACACGCCTCCGGGCTCGCCAGGCTCGATCCATTTCGGCAAGGGGGTCACGACGGCAACGCCGGGCTCGGCGCAGCTCTATCTCGTCGTGTCCGACATCGAGGCGGCTCGCGCCGAGCTCATCGACCTGGGCGTCGACGTGAGCGAAGTGTTCCACCTGACCCCCGGCGAACCCGCACAGAGCGGCCCGCATCCGCAGCGCAACACCTACTCCTCGTACGCCAGGTTCAGCGACCCGGACGGCAACAGCTGGCTGCTGCAGGAAGTCACCACGCGCCTGCCTGGTCGTGTGAGCGGCGATACGAAGTTCACATCGCCAAACGACCTCGCGGCCGCGCTGCGGCGCGCCGCCGCTGCGCACGGCGAGCATGAGGAGCGCAATGGCGGCAAGCATGACGACAACTGGCCGGAGTGGTACGCCCAGTACCTCGCCCGCGAGCAGTCCGGCGAAGCGCTGCCGGCGTAA
- a CDS encoding winged helix-turn-helix transcriptional regulator, translated as MKRNGKSADTVCPVARSTEVVGDRWTVLVLRELYMGASRFEEIQIQTEATPQMLATRLKSLEADGMVERHPYNEKPLRYEYRLTEKGKAFYPVIQALRAWGETWVKREDEEIAVRFTHRVCGHEVGLDGMCPVCGVPVERRDLDATLSATFAREREERREAFKAAKG; from the coding sequence ATGAAACGTAACGGGAAGTCGGCCGACACGGTGTGTCCGGTGGCCCGATCAACGGAAGTGGTCGGCGACAGGTGGACGGTATTGGTCTTGCGCGAGCTGTATATGGGCGCGAGCCGGTTTGAGGAAATCCAGATCCAGACAGAGGCGACACCGCAAATGCTTGCGACGCGCCTCAAGTCGCTCGAAGCCGATGGCATGGTTGAACGCCATCCGTATAACGAGAAGCCTTTGCGCTACGAGTATCGGCTCACAGAGAAGGGCAAGGCGTTCTATCCGGTGATCCAAGCGCTACGTGCCTGGGGTGAAACCTGGGTCAAGCGTGAAGATGAAGAAATTGCCGTGCGATTTACGCATCGAGTGTGCGGTCACGAGGTCGGACTCGACGGCATGTGCCCGGTTTGTGGCGTACCGGTCGAGCGGCGTGATCTCGACGCCACGTTGAGCGCAACGTTTGCAAGAGAGCGCGAAGAGCGGCGCGAGGCGTTCAAGGCGGCGAAAGGCTGA
- a CDS encoding acetamidase/formamidase family protein: MTTLLSEAITAQPPVKRLRVDSYTSGLIGPSQTMLGPLADGGTLIAGTPPGCWGPMITPAFQGGHEVTQPVAIAGAEVGDAVALKIERLRVTSVATSSGMMEFVEGRYHGDPFVAKFCAACGTEHPASHVEGIGEDAIRCDHCGAEVSAFRFKHGYVIVLDQENQVSLTVNQQVADRLAGNAPLMSALPELAAQHSILSLARADIPGVAAHMRPFLGNIGTTPSRDIPDSHNCADFGQYLVGAPHRYALTHEELHAAKTDGHMDTNSVREGCILICPVKVPGAGVYLGDMHAQQGNGEIAGHATDVSGETEITVEVIKNLALEGPILLQNIDDLPPMARPMSALQRQKVAELGARWGQRDVEESGPITFIGSGANLNEATENGLRRAAAVTGLAYEEVLNRATITGSIDISRLPGTVRVTFLCPLAILERIGIGHLVREKYQL, from the coding sequence ATGACGACCCTCCTTTCCGAGGCCATCACGGCGCAGCCGCCTGTCAAACGGCTGCGTGTCGATTCCTACACGAGTGGGCTCATCGGGCCCAGCCAGACCATGCTCGGTCCGCTCGCCGACGGCGGCACGCTGATCGCCGGCACGCCGCCCGGCTGCTGGGGGCCGATGATCACGCCGGCCTTCCAGGGTGGCCACGAGGTGACGCAACCGGTCGCGATCGCCGGGGCCGAGGTCGGCGACGCCGTCGCGCTGAAGATTGAACGCCTGCGCGTCACGTCGGTCGCGACGTCTTCGGGCATGATGGAATTCGTCGAGGGCCGCTACCACGGCGACCCGTTCGTCGCCAAGTTCTGCGCGGCGTGCGGCACGGAGCACCCGGCGAGCCATGTCGAAGGCATCGGCGAGGACGCCATTCGCTGCGATCACTGCGGCGCCGAGGTCAGCGCGTTCCGCTTCAAGCATGGCTACGTGATCGTCCTCGATCAGGAAAACCAGGTCAGCCTGACCGTCAATCAGCAGGTCGCCGATCGCCTGGCGGGCAACGCGCCGTTGATGTCGGCCCTGCCCGAGCTTGCGGCCCAGCATTCGATCCTGTCGCTCGCGCGCGCCGACATCCCGGGCGTGGCGGCGCACATGCGCCCGTTCCTCGGCAACATCGGCACGACACCCTCGCGCGACATCCCCGACTCGCACAACTGCGCCGATTTCGGCCAATACCTGGTCGGCGCGCCGCATCGCTACGCGCTGACGCACGAGGAGCTGCACGCGGCCAAGACTGACGGGCACATGGACACCAACTCGGTCCGAGAGGGCTGCATCCTGATTTGCCCCGTCAAGGTGCCGGGCGCCGGCGTGTATCTAGGCGACATGCACGCGCAACAGGGCAACGGCGAGATCGCCGGGCATGCGACCGACGTGTCCGGCGAAACCGAGATCACCGTCGAGGTCATCAAGAACCTCGCGCTCGAAGGCCCGATCCTGCTGCAGAACATCGACGACCTGCCGCCGATGGCGCGTCCGATGAGCGCCTTGCAGCGGCAAAAGGTGGCCGAGCTCGGCGCGCGCTGGGGTCAGCGCGATGTCGAGGAGAGCGGGCCGATCACGTTCATCGGCAGCGGCGCCAACCTGAACGAGGCCACCGAGAACGGCTTGCGGCGCGCCGCGGCCGTGACGGGGCTCGCGTATGAAGAGGTCCTGAACCGGGCGACGATCACGGGCTCGATCGATATCAGTCGGCTACCCGGCACGGTGCGCGTGACCTTCCTGTGCCCGCTCGCGATCCTCGAGCGCATCGGGATCGGGCATCTGGTGCGCGAGAAGTACCAGCTCTAA